The sequence below is a genomic window from Candidatus Krumholzibacteriia bacterium.
ATCCATGGTCCTCCGATCGCCGTCAGACGACGGCCAGCTTCATGTGCAGGGTGCAGGCCTTGCGCAGCGTCGCGGCGATCGGCGACCTGGCGACCGCACGCTCGAAGCATGCGCCCAGAGCCTCCTCGTCGTCCATGGACGAAGCGAAGCACTTGAGCGTGATCTCGGAGAAGCCGGGGTCGCCCTCCTCGGCGAGGCCCATCACCACGAGCACGTTCTCGAGCCGGCCGGTGGCGGTGATCTCGATGTCGTCGACGTCGAGCGAGGCCTGGCGGCACTCGTTGGCGAAGCCCGTGCTGATCGAGGCGGTCAGCGCCGTGAGCAGGTACTCGACCGCGCTGGCGTGCTCGTCGCGTTCCTCGAAGCTGGCGGGCTGGCCGACCTCGACCGTGAAGTTCCGGAAGTAGACCTTGCTGCGCATGGGCCCGGTGGAGCGGGCACGCACACGCCAATCGTACTCGCGGGCCTGTTGGAGGTCCTCGTCCAGGCCGTCGTCCTCGGCCTCGGCGGGCTCGCCGCGCCGCACGAAGTAACGCACGGTGCCGGGTTCGTCGTCGGTGCGCTCTCCGACGTACTCGTGGCCGGTCATGCGGCACCAGGGCGGGAGGTCGTCGCGGACCGTGGCCTCGCGGCTGCGGATCTCGAGGATCCCGCCCACCGGCACCTGCTGGATGTGCTGGCGGATCAGCAGCGCCAGCCCGCTGCCGCAGTCGAGGTCGCCGCCGTCGAAGACGTGGTCGGCGGCCGGGCCGTTCGAGCGATCGGCCATCACGATCAGTAGGCGCAGTAGCCGGAGCCGTCGGCCAGCCACTCGACCAGGGCGGCCCCGCCGGCGGGTTGCGCACCCTCGATCAGGTCGTCCTCGCCGATCGAGCGCTTCTTCATGCACGGCGAGCAGACCCAGATCTTCCCGCCTCCGCGGACGAACTTGTCGACCAGCTCCTTCAGCGGCGCGAAGGGCTCGCCTTCGTCGATCTTCTCGGCCTCGCCCGGGGCGGCGGCCCAGGCACCGTCGGCGCTCAGGAAGACCATGGTGTCCTTCTCGCTCGCCAGTGCGGCGTTGGCGACCACGAAGGCCAGGGTGGCCTTGTCGCCGTTGGTGCGGGATTCGGAGAGGGTGACGCAGAACTTGTTCGACATGTGCGCGGAACTCCGGGTTCGGGGACGGACGCGAATTCTGAACACTCGCACCGCGACGGCCCTCCTGCACGTCAAAACCGGGTCAAGGATGGAACGCGAACGCGGCGCCGGAGGACTCCGACGCCGCGTCCGACCGCAGGTGTGCGGGCCGCTATTTCAGCAGCACGACGCGCGCGGCGTGGCGCCCGGCGTCGGTCTGCAGACGCAGGTAGTACACGCCGCTCGAGACGGTCCGCCCGTCGTCGGTCCGGCCGCGCCAGGTGACCTCGTGGAGGCCGGCACCCCTCACGTCCCGGAGCAGGGTCCGCACGTGACGGCCGCGCGCATCGAGGACGTCGAGTCGCACGGGCTGCTCGCGTTCGAGGGAGAATTCGATCGAGGTCCGCGGATTGAACGGATTCGGTGCGATCGACACGAAGCCGGCCCTCGTCGCGGCCGGCGTGTCGCTCCACGGGTCGGTGACCGAGGTCCCGCCCTCGACGGTCACCGTGAAGGTGCAGAAGCCGAGGTTGCCGGCGGCGTCGGTGGCGGACGCGGCGACGACCGTGTCGCCGATCGGCAGGACGTCCGGCAGGTTGAAGACCGGGACCACCGACGATTCGCAGTTGTCGCTCACGGTGACCGCCTCGAGGGCCGTCAGCACCGAGGGATCGTCGCTCGGCAGTCCCTCGGCCGTCGTCGCCGACAGCACCACCGTGTCGGGACAATCCAGGGTGGGAGGTGTCGTCTCCTCGGTGGTGGTGAAGTCGGCATCGCTGATGTCGAAGAAGACGTTGCCGACCCCTTCGATGCGGATCCGCGCCTCGGTGGTGGCCGCGCAGGGGGTCAGCACCGTCGCCTGGCCGTCGTTGGGCGTGGCCGCGACGGCCTCGGTCCAGGTCACCCCGCCGTCGGCCGAGGTGAGGATGCGCACCTCGTCGGTCACGCTGCCGCCGGCGTCCCAGGTCACCGTGATCCCGGTGCCGGCCTCGAAGGTCTCGCCCCCGTCGGGAGAGAGCACGCGGAAGGGGTCGCCGCTCACGTTGACGAACTGCGAGCTCCAGACCACGGCGCCGCCGTTCGGGTTGTTGTCGCGTACGAGCACGCGGAAGGTCATCTGCCGATCGACGGTCGGCAGGAACTCCCACGGCGTGACCGTACCGCGGCGGTAGGCGTTGTAGCGTGGGAACGAGCGCGAGGGCTCGGGCACCGGCTCGAAGTTGCGGAAGGCCGGTCCGTCGGCCGGGTCGACCGGCGGGCTGGCCGGACCGAGGTCGTGCTGTTCCCAGCTGTAGGTCAGGGCGTCCCCGTCGGGATCGGTCACGTTGGCCGTGAGTTCGAAGGCCGTTTCCCGCGGGATCGTGAGGGTTGGCAGCAGGTCGATCGCCGGGAGCGAATTGCCGGTCGGCTCGGTCGTCCCGCACGAGCTGGTGGAGATGATCCGGTTGGTGATCTGCTGCTGAGAGCCCGAGTTGAACACGTCGATGTCGTCGTTGAGGACGTTCTCGGCCCCACAGATGCCTGCGTAGGACATGATGGTCACGCCACTGCCGATCTCGTAGGCCCAGCTCGACGAGCGGTTGCCGTTGCAGCCGCCCTGCTCGCTGTTGAAGCTGTGGCTCGATCCGAGCTGGTGGCCCACCTCGTGGATCATCACGGGATAGACCGCCCCGGTGCTCGCCGACCCGAGCAGGGTGCCGCCGCCGCCCTTGAAGCTCGAGTTGCACTGCACGCCCACGTAGGCCAGGCCACCGGCGGGATTGCCGGGGTTCACGCTGATGACGTGGCCCACGTCGTAGGAGTTGGTGCCGATCTCGGCGTCCAGGGCCTGGTCGTTCTGCACCAGGAGGTTGCTGTCGAGCACTCCGCCGTTCGGGAAGGGGTCGGTGGCGGGGTCGGTGTAGACGTTCATCGCGACGAGTTCGAAGCGGACCGAGAACTCGTTGATGTACAGGGTGTTCATCAGGTTCACGAGTGTCGTGATGATGCTCTCGGTGTTGGCGACACCGCCGGCCTGGGTGGTGAACTCGCCGGTGGCGGTCATGGCGAAGCGATAGGTCCGCAGCTGGGTGCCCAGGCGCCGTTCGAGGGCCACGCCGGGATCGGGGAGCTGCGAGACGATCTGCTCGTCGCCGGTGCCGCAGCCGAAGCGCCGGGGCGCGGCGTCGCGATCCCACCAGGCGACGGCGAGCTCGGGGCCGAGCTCGCGCAGGTTGTCCAGGGTCCAGCTGCCGTTGACGGTGCGGACGCGGGCGTGGACTCCCTGGTCGGAGACGCCGAAACGCACCCGGGCGTAGGGGTCGTCGAGGCCGACTCCGGAGAATGTACGGATGTCGGGCCGGCGGGCGGCGAGTTCGGGGGCGAGGACGGGGTCCTCGACCACGCGGAAGCGCTGGGGCTGGCCGTCGGGATCGGGGAGGAGGAACTCGACACCGGGGTCGCCGGTGTAGGACTTCGGCGCAGCGCCGAGCTGCCGCCGGAAGTCCTCGGCGTCGACACCGAAGGTACGGTAGACCTGCGCCAGGTCGTCGGCGGCGGTCGAACGGGCCAGCCGGGGGGCCTCGTCCGTCCACCAGGCGGTGGCCGCCGTCGCGGGCGCGGAGGTCGCGAGGGCCAGGCAGACGATTCCCAGCACCGTGGCCGGTGCGCGTCGGGAGCTACGGAACATGGGAACACCTCTCGGGACGATGTCGAGCACAGGGGGCGGCAGGTGCGGCGCGATCGGATGCAGTCGAAGGCAGCGGCAACCGGGAGGCGCTACCCGTCGGGACGGCCGCCTCCGCTACCCAACAGTATGCCGTCGGGGAGGCCCGCATTGCAAGGCGCTCCCCCGAGGGACGCCGGCTGCGGCTGGTGACCTGCGGATCCCGTTGTAGACTCCCCCGGGTCGGCAGGAACCTCCTGCCTCGGTGTCGTCGACGCCGAAGGACCCGCGAGAGGAGATCGACATGGGAGTCGTGGACGGTCGCAGAGTGGTCGTGCTCGGAGGTGCGGGTGCGGTCGGTGAAGGGATCTGCCGTGTCCTGTTGCGGCAGGGGGCACGTGTCGCCGTCCCCGCGCGCGACCAGGACAAGCCCGAGCGCCTGCGCGAGGCCCTGGGCGATCCCGACGGGCTGGTCACCCTGGTCGGCGAGGCCGCCCACCCCGACCATGCGGCCGGTGTCCGCGACGAGATCCTCGAGCGCCTCGGCGGCGTGGACGACGTGATCGTCTCCATGGGCGGCTGGGTCCAGAACGGCAAGCTGGTCGACGACGACATCGGCGTGTGGATCGACCGCGTCTCGCGCAACAACCTCCTGGCCCATCTGGTGGCTGCGCAGACCTGGATGCCGCATCTGCTCGAGCGCGACGGGGGCAGCTTCCTGATGATCAACGGCAGTGCCGGGCTCGAGCCCATTCCCGAGGCCGGCTTCGTGAGTATCGCCGCCGCCGCGCAGCTCATGATCAAGGACGTGCTGGTGGCCGAGCATCCCGACACCGCCGCCCGCGTGAACGCCCTGGTCCTGATGACCCCGATCCGGTCGTACAAGCTCACCGAGGGCGATCCCGAGTGGTTGCACTGCGACGAGGTGGGAGCCATGTGCGCCCACCTGTTGTCCGACCGCGGAGCCGATGTCCGGGGCGAGTCGATCGAGTTCGGGCGTCGCGATCAGGTGCCGACCCTCTGAACCGGAACGCAGATCCGAATCCGGTGGCGAGCGAGCCCGCCTGGTCTACCCTGGTCGTCACCGGGACCGAAGAACCCATATCGCAGGAGAATTCGATGGCCGAGATCACGCTCAAGGGGAATCCCGTCCACACCAGCGGCGACCTGCCCGCCGAGGGCGACAAGATCACCGACTTCAAGCTGGTGGACGTCGACCTGGCGGAGAAGTCGCTCGGCGACTACGCCGGCAAGAAGAAGATCCTGAACGTCTTCCCGAGTCTCGACACGCCGGTGTGCGCCATGTCGGTGAAGAACTTCCACGCCAAGGCCGGCGAGCGCGACGACGTGGTCGTCCTGAACATCTCGGCCGATCTGCCCTTCGCGAACAAGCGTTTCTGCGGGGCCGAGGGCGTGGAGAACGCTTCGGTGCTCAGCACCTTCCGCAGTGGTTTCGGCGAGGACTACGGCGTGCTGATCATCGACGGCCCGCTGGCCGGTCTGATGTCGCGCGCGGTGATCGTGGTCGACGAGAACGACAAGGTGGTCCACACCCAGCAGGTGGGCGAGATCACCGACGAGCCGGACTACGACGCCGCCCTGGCTGCTCTCTGATCGCCCGGGCGCGCCTTCCGCGCCCGGTGGGAATCCCGCTCCGGCCCCGGCCGGGGCGGGATCCGTCTTCCCCCGGACCTCCACCATGCCCGAACTCCCCGAGGTCGAACGGGGCCGTCGGATCGCCGAGGCCGCGGCCCGTGGCCGGCGCATCGCCCGCGTGAAGTGCGCCGACGATCGCATCGTCTACGACGGCGTGGCCCCCTCCACGGTGCAGCGCCGACTCCGCGGCCGCCGCGTGGAAGCCGTGCACCGCCACGGCAAGCAGTTGTGGTTCGAACTCGACGCGGGCCCGCACCCTCTCTTCCACTTCGGGATGACCGGAGCCTTCCGTGTTCCGCAGCAGCCGGATCTGCAGCTGCGCAGCGGACCGAAGGTCGACGGCCACGAGCCCTGGCCCCCGCGTTTCACCAGGATCCACCTGTTCCTCGAGGACGGCGGCGAGCTGGTCATGACCAACGCCCGTCGGCTGGGGCGGATCCGGCTGCGTTCCGATCCTCGGAACGAGCCGCCGATCTCGGCACTGGGCTTCGATCCGCTGCTCGGTCTGCCGTCGCCGAAGCGCTTCGTCGAGCGGCTCGGGCGGCGCACCGGCACCATGAAGGGCGTGCTCATGGACCAGTCCTTCGCCGCGGGGGTGGGCAACTGGATCGCCGACGAGGTGCTCTACCAGGCCGGAATCGATCCGCGGCGCCGGGCGAACACCCTCGCCGAACGCGAGATGCTGACCGTGCGCCGGGCGTTGCGCGCAGTGGTGCGCAAGGCCGTGGAGGTCGACGCCGACAAGGGCCGCTTTCCGCGGAACTGGCTGTTCCACGTCCGGTGGGGCAAGAACCCCGAGGCGCGGGCAGCGGGGGGCGAGGCCATCGAGTTCCTCACCGTGGGTGGGCGGACCACGGCCTGGGTCCCGGCACGGCAGCGTTGACACGATTCGGGCGTGGCCGCGACGACGGCGGCCCGCTAATGTCTTCCGACGTGGAGCCGTTCGCCCACACGCTCGAGCCCGGGGGTCGATCATGCGCAGGTTCTCGTTCGTTCTTCTCGTCGTTCTCGGTCTGACGACGGGTCCCGTGTTCGCACGCGCGGCGGCGCCTCCGGCCGAACTGCTCCGGCTGGTCCCCGCCGATCCGCTCGCCGTGGTGTACGTGCCTTCGGTCGAGACGCTCGAGCGCGACGTCCGCTCGCTGGTGGGTGTCTTCGCGCCGGAGGCGGCCGAGGGGATCTCCTGGATGGACATGCTGCCGCTCGAGATGCGCGGCCTCGAAGAGATCATGGATCCGGCCCGTCCGGCCGCCGTGGTCCTTCGGCTCATGCCGGGGACGCCCGCTCCCATGTTTTCGATGCTCGTACCCCTGCGCGACGCTTCGACCACACCCGACGAGATCGAGGCACGGCTGCAGGTCCGACCACTCGCCCTCGACGACGGCTACGCAGTGCTCGGGACCGACACCGCCTACGCTCCGGGGGACGGGGATCCCGCGCTACTGGCCGACGTGGCAGCCGTCGACGTGACCGCGCGCGTGGACATGGCCGGCCTGTTCCGGGCTCTGGGGCCGATGCTCGACATGTTCGTGCAGATGGCCCTGACGCAGCCACGCGAGGGCGAAGAGGGTGCGCCGCCACGATCCCTGACCGATGCCGAAGGAGCCGCGGCCGCGCTGGAACTGGTGGGCATGCTGCGCGAGGGGCTGGCCACGCTCGAGATCACCGCCGACGTCGATGGCGACCACATGGAGCTGGGCGGTGGGGTCGAATTCCTCGCCGACGGTCCCCTCGAGCTCGGCCCGCAGGGTTCGTTGGACGACGTCTGGGCCCACACCGGTGCGCTGGAGCCGGGGGCCGCCGTGTACATGGCCTCGGCCCTCGACCTCCGGAACCTCGAGCCGTTGGTCCGGGGATTCCTCGGTATGATGGCCGAGACCTCGTGGGAGCAGGGCGACTTCGACATGCTCTCGATGCTCTGGAAGGTGCAGATGGGGTCGCCGGCGCTGATGGAATCGATGAACCTGACGCCGTACGTGGGATCGTTCCACTTCGACTCGTCGGGCCCGCTCATGCGCTGGATCCAGCCGGCCGTCGATCCCGCTGCGCTGGGGGAGGCCACCGTCGCCGCGTTCGACGCGGCCACGTCTCTCGGCCTGCGGGCGCAGTGGGGCGAGACCCGGCGGGTCGGCGACTTCGGGGTCCGCTCGGCCGAACTCGACATGGACATCGAGACCCTGCTCGAGACCCATTCCGACGCCGACCTCGATCCTCAGGGCGAAGAGGCCGCGGCCATCCGGTCGATGATGGATCTCTGGCTGTCGACGGTCTGGATCGCGGTGGGTCCCGACCTCGCAGTGACGGCAATGGACGACGACGCAGCGGCGGTCGACGCACTGCTCGAGCGCTTGAGCGCGGCTCCGGCGGGTGAGGCTCCCGCCGAGCTGGTCGAGGCGCGCGCCTGGGCCGGTGACGGCGCCCTGGGCGTGACCGTCGTCGACGTGGGCCGGATCTTCCGGATGCTGAGCGACGTCGTCCCGCAGTCGAGCGACGACGTCGACTTCGAGGCCTTGCGCGCCGCATTCGCGGACGCTCCCTCGGCGCCCGTCTTCGGGGCCACTCGGGTCGACGGGACCTGGCTGCGTGGGCGTATGGAGATGCGGACCGAGTCGGCCCGAGCCCTCTGGACGCTCTTCCGGGGCCTGGGCGAGTCCGACCTCTAGTCGCCTGGTCGCCTAGTCGCCGCCGGTCTCCACCGACGGGAACACAACCTCGGCCGTGGGGTCCTCCTCGTAGACGACCCCGTGGCCGGGGACCCACTCGCCGTTCTTCAGGTACTCCGCGTGGCTCTCGAGCCGGCCGTCGTCGAGGATCCTCGAGGTCGACCGCACGGCGGTCACGCCCTCGTTCGAGCCGACGACCTCCTCGTGCGACACGAACATCCCGTCGTCGGCGACGATGGTGCCGGTGGTGTAGAAGCCCGCCGTGGTGAAGTAGAAGTAGATCAACCGCTCGCGTTCACGGTCGTACATCACCATGGTCTCGCCGCCGTACTCGCCGTCGTTCAGCGAGTGGACGATCCGGATCCCCTGGCCGTTCAGGGCCCACTCCCAGCGCTGCACGTCGACGCGCGGATTCTCGGGTGTCGAGTCGACGAACTCGCCGCGCCAGGTCTTCCCGACGAAGGGTGCGAGCACGGCCAGGTGCTCGTTCGGAGGGGCCGCTCCGGCGGCGAGGGGCTGCAGGAGCAGGGCGAGCAGGACGACGATCACGGTCGAGGAGGACTGGCGCATGGGAATCGGCCTCGGGGTCCGGGGGCGTGGAGTCTCGACTCCTCGGTGCGTTCGGGGCAAGTCCGGATCATCCGGCTCCCCGCGCTCCGGAATCGGCCACCGGTCCCCGCGTCTCGGTGAAGGCCATGCCTTCGTCGCCGAGATCGCGCAGCACGGGGCCATGGATCGACGGGTGCAACGGGAGGTGGGCCCCGACCAGGTCCAGTTCCCCGGTCAGGAGCAACCGCGTCACCATGACCACCGGTGCTCCCACGCTGCGGGCCATCGCCGTGAAACCGTCGGGTTCGCCGCGATGGACCATGGTCGAGCCGATGTGCTCGGCCGGCCGGTCGTCGTACTCCACGTCGAGTTCGTGCTTGATGATCACCACGTCGCGGTCGCCGTGCCTCAGCGGCATCTTCCGCGCCAGGAGATTGGTCAGCATGGCCGCTGCGGTCTCGCCCTGGCCCTCGATCTTCTCGTCGGAGAACAGTCCGAGCCAGCGCAGGTTCTCCATGATCCGGCCGGTGGGGCTGATGTCGAGGAACTTCGAGACCCGTTCCTCGATGTCGGGAACCCGGTCACCGGAGAGGATCATCGGCAGGAACATCTCGACGACGTCACGGTACGTCCTGTTCTCCAGGTCGGGAATGCGCAGGTGTTCGTTCGGCAGACCCAGGGCCACGATGCGTGACCACGTCTCGCTCCAGCCCGGGTAGCGCAAGGTGCCGCGGATCATGGTCTCGACCTCGTCGAGGCCGAAGCTCTGCATGTAGCTGAGCGAGTCACGGTTCGGATAGGCCTCGAGCCTTCCGACCCCATCGACGTCGACGTGCCAGGTGTGATGGAAGACGTGGTGGAAGGGCACGCACTTGATGTGCCCGTGCTCCATGTACTGCGCGCCCGTCTCGCTGCTCATGGCCACGTTGCGGGGGTTCCAGGTCACGACGTAGCGCATGGGATTGGTGTCGGCGTTCTCCGGTGCCGGGACTCCGCTGCCGTAGCTACGGAAGGCGCGTACGTGGCCCCCCTCGCGATCCACACGGTCGATGAGCGCCATGGCCGACATGTGGTCGATCCCCGGGTCCAGGCCCAGTTCGCACAGCAGCAGGGTGTTCTTCCGCACGGCCTCCTCGTGCATGTCCCGGATCGGGCGCGTGCGGTAGCTGACCGAGAGCATCGGCGTGGAGTGGGCGAGGCAGTCCCACGCGACCAGGTCGAGGAAGCGTGGGGCGAGCATGTTGACCACGACGTCGGCCTCGCCGATCCAGCGGTCACGGCTCTCCCCGTCGTTGATGTCGAAGGCGATCGCCCGTCCCCGGGTGTGATCTCCCACGCGGCGGGCGGCGAGGTCGGCGTCGCGGTCGCCGACGGTGATCTGCCAGTCGTGCTCTTGCGCCAGGTCGAGCAGGCGTGAGATCAGGTAGGGCGCGCTCTGTCCGGCGCCGAGGACGAGGATCTGCTTCAAGGTTCTCACGCTGGGTCGGGGGGCCGTGAGTCGGCTGCGGGCGCGACGACGAAGTGCGCCCGCAGCCCGGCGGACGCCCCAATGTGTACGGCCCGAGGCCGGGGCGCAACTGTGGGTTGCGGATCGGATGCCGTCGTCGGCTCAGCCCCCGACGAAGTCGCCGAACACACCGAAGATGTTCAGCAGCACGATGAAGATCACCACCGGGCAGATGTAGCGGACGAAGATCCACCAGAACGAGATCGACCTCTCGGAGACACCGCTGCCCAGCTTGAGTTCGGCGGCCGCCCCACGCCGACCCCAGATCCAACCGACGAAGATCGACAGCAGCAGCGCCCCCAGGGCCAGCGAGATGTTCCCCCAGAGGAAATCCAT
It includes:
- a CDS encoding DNA-formamidopyrimidine glycosylase family protein — encoded protein: MPELPEVERGRRIAEAAARGRRIARVKCADDRIVYDGVAPSTVQRRLRGRRVEAVHRHGKQLWFELDAGPHPLFHFGMTGAFRVPQQPDLQLRSGPKVDGHEPWPPRFTRIHLFLEDGGELVMTNARRLGRIRLRSDPRNEPPISALGFDPLLGLPSPKRFVERLGRRTGTMKGVLMDQSFAAGVGNWIADEVLYQAGIDPRRRANTLAEREMLTVRRALRAVVRKAVEVDADKGRFPRNWLFHVRWGKNPEARAAGGEAIEFLTVGGRTTAWVPARQR
- a CDS encoding DsrE family protein; this encodes MSNKFCVTLSESRTNGDKATLAFVVANAALASEKDTMVFLSADGAWAAAPGEAEKIDEGEPFAPLKELVDKFVRGGGKIWVCSPCMKKRSIGEDDLIEGAQPAGGAALVEWLADGSGYCAY
- a CDS encoding SDR family oxidoreductase, with product MDGRRVVVLGGAGAVGEGICRVLLRQGARVAVPARDQDKPERLREALGDPDGLVTLVGEAAHPDHAAGVRDEILERLGGVDDVIVSMGGWVQNGKLVDDDIGVWIDRVSRNNLLAHLVAAQTWMPHLLERDGGSFLMINGSAGLEPIPEAGFVSIAAAAQLMIKDVLVAEHPDTAARVNALVLMTPIRSYKLTEGDPEWLHCDEVGAMCAHLLSDRGADVRGESIEFGRRDQVPTL
- a CDS encoding M12 family metallo-peptidase → MFRSSRRAPATVLGIVCLALATSAPATAATAWWTDEAPRLARSTAADDLAQVYRTFGVDAEDFRRQLGAAPKSYTGDPGVEFLLPDPDGQPQRFRVVEDPVLAPELAARRPDIRTFSGVGLDDPYARVRFGVSDQGVHARVRTVNGSWTLDNLRELGPELAVAWWDRDAAPRRFGCGTGDEQIVSQLPDPGVALERRLGTQLRTYRFAMTATGEFTTQAGGVANTESIITTLVNLMNTLYINEFSVRFELVAMNVYTDPATDPFPNGGVLDSNLLVQNDQALDAEIGTNSYDVGHVISVNPGNPAGGLAYVGVQCNSSFKGGGGTLLGSASTGAVYPVMIHEVGHQLGSSHSFNSEQGGCNGNRSSSWAYEIGSGVTIMSYAGICGAENVLNDDIDVFNSGSQQQITNRIISTSSCGTTEPTGNSLPAIDLLPTLTIPRETAFELTANVTDPDGDALTYSWEQHDLGPASPPVDPADGPAFRNFEPVPEPSRSFPRYNAYRRGTVTPWEFLPTVDRQMTFRVLVRDNNPNGGAVVWSSQFVNVSGDPFRVLSPDGGETFEAGTGITVTWDAGGSVTDEVRILTSADGGVTWTEAVAATPNDGQATVLTPCAATTEARIRIEGVGNVFFDISDADFTTTEETTPPTLDCPDTVVLSATTAEGLPSDDPSVLTALEAVTVSDNCESSVVPVFNLPDVLPIGDTVVAASATDAAGNLGFCTFTVTVEGGTSVTDPWSDTPAATRAGFVSIAPNPFNPRTSIEFSLEREQPVRLDVLDARGRHVRTLLRDVRGAGLHEVTWRGRTDDGRTVSSGVYYLRLQTDAGRHAARVVLLK
- a CDS encoding OsmC family protein, translating into MADRSNGPAADHVFDGGDLDCGSGLALLIRQHIQQVPVGGILEIRSREATVRDDLPPWCRMTGHEYVGERTDDEPGTVRYFVRRGEPAEAEDDGLDEDLQQAREYDWRVRARSTGPMRSKVYFRNFTVEVGQPASFEERDEHASAVEYLLTALTASISTGFANECRQASLDVDDIEITATGRLENVLVVMGLAEEGDPGFSEITLKCFASSMDDEEALGACFERAVARSPIAATLRKACTLHMKLAVV
- a CDS encoding saccharopine dehydrogenase C-terminal domain-containing protein, whose protein sequence is MRTLKQILVLGAGQSAPYLISRLLDLAQEHDWQITVGDRDADLAARRVGDHTRGRAIAFDINDGESRDRWIGEADVVVNMLAPRFLDLVAWDCLAHSTPMLSVSYRTRPIRDMHEEAVRKNTLLLCELGLDPGIDHMSAMALIDRVDREGGHVRAFRSYGSGVPAPENADTNPMRYVVTWNPRNVAMSSETGAQYMEHGHIKCVPFHHVFHHTWHVDVDGVGRLEAYPNRDSLSYMQSFGLDEVETMIRGTLRYPGWSETWSRIVALGLPNEHLRIPDLENRTYRDVVEMFLPMILSGDRVPDIEERVSKFLDISPTGRIMENLRWLGLFSDEKIEGQGETAAAMLTNLLARKMPLRHGDRDVVIIKHELDVEYDDRPAEHIGSTMVHRGEPDGFTAMARSVGAPVVMVTRLLLTGELDLVGAHLPLHPSIHGPVLRDLGDEGMAFTETRGPVADSGARGAG
- the tpx gene encoding thiol peroxidase is translated as MAEITLKGNPVHTSGDLPAEGDKITDFKLVDVDLAEKSLGDYAGKKKILNVFPSLDTPVCAMSVKNFHAKAGERDDVVVLNISADLPFANKRFCGAEGVENASVLSTFRSGFGEDYGVLIIDGPLAGLMSRAVIVVDENDKVVHTQQVGEITDEPDYDAALAAL